The Mycobacterium seoulense genome has a window encoding:
- a CDS encoding cation-translocating P-type ATPase translates to MSTRRGLPGLGLLTAPLRVAVLGTEIAAGTALLGGHVAASLGKSLAHATPDVPALTRAAAGAMLEAAGGPPARRVSDNGQRRWIEVRGLGGEHGAAIAADVLAAIRAMPGVRQAYLNGTLGRAVVTVADDGPSAAELCRAVAHAERRHGRSPGRSLPASLPGDDAVLMGRMVAATAASVGFGLSLTGSLLRLPRLPDLVAVPTTVADHLPRVRRELERRLGPDGTDVLFGIVNAASAALTLSPAAAAAEAATRTMLAAEAWNGRLAWIRHEPGLADRPVPDGAALAPIANPAPPDGPAERYANRAGLAGIGAAAAVGLLTRNPDAAGAAALAAVPKPLRTVREAFGCTMNRGLSSRHDALVLRPRVLRTLDRVDAIMVDPRALYTDELTVSRVLGVENSARAHAWEAVRAALGNDGLEPGWHQLADIPGAGDVGEALISPVRDPLAAAVLTEARRSQPRVYSLDDDGLRSLAQGFDQLYPADGSIDHAVAAAVAELKAAGNTVALLTTSDMRAAHRSDVTIGLLRPGHAPPWAADVIANDLTDAWRVLHALPAARAATEGAVRLSASASAIGALMLIPGVPGRSSASVNVGMVASLWFGYRAAIKTLRDPLPEPETSHDWHALPVAEVQRLLPRPTEEDREEAAPAWWQQVPPVRALHGASVASWGAVRDFAEEMRGDLADPITPLLATGAAASALLGSPLDAVLVGSVLLVNAALSAEQQLHAERTLNRLLAVQDPPARRRVGALEAKRREKVPTKRLRLGDIIEVHADEVVPADARLLHASNVEVDESTLTGESLPVAKQTEPTPGAPLAERTCMLYAGTTVVAGTAVAVVTAVGSRSESRRALAMAPRKLQEIGLQRQLRHITRRALPFSVAGGALVGLLSVARGTGLREAVSSAVTLIVAAIPEGLPLVATLAQLSAARRLTGQSVLIRNPHSVEALARLDVVCFDKTGTLSENRLKVKAVHPLTGYTPSAVLDAALSTSYARHTHRVDHATDDAIHRAAGDAALRGDGSKPQRLTRDAFLPFQSGRPFAAALVGTRLTIKGSPEVLASALLHDDHPLTQRVDEMAANGFRVLAVAERELSPEEAAAAAKDPDQLEALCAGGLTPIGLLGLADTPRAAAPALLKELGERGIGVRLITGDHPATAAVIAQEMGLDVTPDQVMTGSDWEALSADGRAAAAASRVVFARMTPEHKIDVVQTLERAGLVTAMVGDGVNDAAAIRAASVGIGVAARGSDAARTAADVVLLDERIEALLDALDEGEQLWRRVQSAVSMLLGGNLGEVCFALITTMLTGRSVLNARQMLLVNMLTDALPAAALAVSPQTSTAGVDRDEAAMWRAIGIRGAATTVGATAGWAMASVTGTQRRAGTVALVALVGAQLTQTLVDSRAPLVVLTSVGSMGALAVVISTPGLSQLFGCTPLDPLAWGQGLLAASAASTLSTVAPGLLLRASQGMQRRWLGVEPATESERAESPVPSVRQTLSGSDRPDDD, encoded by the coding sequence GTGAGCACACGACGGGGCCTGCCCGGCCTGGGCTTGCTGACGGCGCCGTTGCGCGTGGCCGTGCTGGGCACCGAGATCGCCGCCGGCACGGCCCTGTTGGGCGGCCACGTCGCGGCGAGCCTGGGCAAATCGCTGGCGCACGCCACGCCGGACGTTCCCGCGCTGACCCGCGCGGCGGCGGGCGCGATGCTGGAGGCGGCGGGCGGGCCACCGGCCCGGCGGGTGAGCGACAACGGGCAGAGGCGCTGGATCGAGGTGCGCGGGCTCGGGGGCGAGCACGGCGCGGCGATCGCCGCCGACGTGTTGGCGGCCATCCGGGCGATGCCCGGCGTGCGGCAGGCCTACCTGAACGGCACCCTCGGCCGGGCGGTGGTGACCGTCGCCGACGACGGACCCTCGGCGGCCGAGCTGTGCCGGGCCGTCGCCCATGCGGAACGACGCCACGGAAGGAGCCCGGGCAGGTCGCTGCCGGCCAGCCTGCCGGGTGACGACGCTGTGCTGATGGGCCGGATGGTGGCGGCCACGGCCGCCTCCGTGGGGTTCGGCCTTTCGCTGACGGGCAGCCTGCTGCGGCTGCCCCGGCTCCCCGACCTGGTGGCCGTGCCGACGACGGTGGCCGACCACCTGCCGCGGGTGCGGCGAGAGCTGGAGCGGCGCCTCGGGCCGGACGGCACCGATGTGTTGTTCGGCATCGTCAACGCCGCCTCCGCCGCCTTGACGCTGTCGCCGGCGGCGGCGGCCGCCGAGGCCGCCACCCGCACCATGCTGGCCGCGGAGGCGTGGAACGGCAGGCTGGCGTGGATCCGGCACGAGCCCGGGCTGGCCGACCGGCCGGTGCCCGACGGTGCGGCGCTGGCGCCCATCGCCAACCCGGCCCCGCCGGACGGGCCCGCGGAACGGTACGCCAACCGCGCCGGGTTGGCCGGCATCGGCGCCGCCGCGGCGGTCGGCCTGCTCACCCGCAACCCCGACGCGGCCGGCGCCGCCGCGCTGGCCGCCGTCCCCAAGCCGCTGCGGACCGTGCGGGAAGCGTTCGGCTGCACGATGAACCGCGGCCTGTCCAGCCGCCACGACGCGCTGGTGCTGCGCCCCCGCGTGTTGCGGACCCTCGACCGGGTTGACGCGATCATGGTCGACCCGCGGGCGCTGTACACCGACGAACTGACGGTCAGTCGTGTTCTCGGAGTGGAGAATTCGGCTCGCGCCCACGCCTGGGAGGCGGTGCGGGCCGCGCTCGGCAATGACGGCCTGGAGCCGGGTTGGCACCAGCTGGCCGACATCCCCGGGGCCGGCGACGTCGGTGAGGCGCTCATCAGCCCGGTCCGCGACCCGCTCGCGGCGGCGGTGCTCACCGAAGCGCGGCGGTCACAACCGCGCGTCTATTCCCTCGATGACGACGGATTGCGTTCCCTGGCACAGGGTTTCGACCAGCTCTATCCCGCGGACGGGTCGATCGACCACGCCGTGGCGGCGGCCGTGGCGGAATTGAAGGCCGCCGGGAACACCGTGGCGCTGCTGACCACGTCGGACATGCGGGCCGCCCACCGCTCCGACGTCACGATCGGCCTCCTGCGGCCCGGGCATGCCCCGCCGTGGGCCGCCGACGTGATCGCAAACGACCTGACCGACGCCTGGCGGGTGTTGCACGCGCTGCCCGCCGCGCGCGCCGCCACCGAAGGCGCGGTCCGGCTGTCGGCCTCGGCATCCGCGATCGGCGCGTTGATGCTCATTCCCGGTGTGCCCGGGCGCAGCTCGGCCTCGGTCAATGTCGGCATGGTCGCCAGCCTGTGGTTCGGGTACCGGGCCGCCATCAAGACCCTGCGGGATCCGCTGCCGGAGCCCGAAACCAGCCACGACTGGCACGCGCTGCCGGTCGCCGAGGTGCAGCGGCTGCTGCCCCGCCCGACCGAGGAGGACCGCGAGGAGGCGGCGCCCGCGTGGTGGCAGCAGGTGCCCCCGGTTCGCGCGCTGCACGGCGCGAGCGTGGCGTCGTGGGGAGCCGTCCGCGACTTCGCCGAGGAGATGCGCGGTGACCTGGCGGACCCCATCACCCCGCTGCTGGCCACCGGCGCGGCGGCCAGCGCCCTGCTTGGCTCGCCGCTGGACGCCGTGCTGGTGGGCAGCGTGCTGTTGGTCAACGCCGCCCTGTCGGCCGAGCAGCAGCTGCACGCCGAGCGCACGCTGAATCGCCTACTGGCCGTGCAGGATCCGCCCGCCAGACGGCGGGTGGGCGCCCTGGAGGCCAAGCGCCGCGAGAAGGTGCCGACCAAGCGGCTGCGGCTGGGCGACATCATCGAAGTCCACGCCGACGAGGTGGTCCCCGCGGACGCCCGGCTGCTGCACGCCTCGAACGTCGAGGTCGACGAGTCGACGCTGACCGGCGAGTCGCTGCCGGTGGCCAAGCAGACCGAACCCACGCCGGGCGCGCCGCTGGCCGAACGGACCTGCATGCTCTACGCCGGCACCACGGTGGTCGCCGGGACGGCGGTGGCCGTGGTCACCGCCGTGGGATCAAGGTCCGAGTCGCGCCGGGCGCTGGCGATGGCGCCGAGGAAGCTGCAGGAGATCGGCCTGCAGCGGCAGTTGCGGCACATCACCCGTCGGGCCCTGCCGTTCAGCGTGGCCGGCGGCGCCCTGGTGGGATTGCTCAGCGTGGCGCGGGGCACCGGGCTGCGCGAGGCAGTGTCCAGCGCGGTCACCCTGATCGTCGCCGCCATTCCGGAGGGCCTGCCGCTGGTGGCGACGCTGGCCCAGCTGTCCGCCGCGCGCCGGCTCACCGGACAATCGGTGCTGATCCGCAACCCCCACTCGGTGGAGGCGCTGGCCCGGCTGGACGTGGTGTGCTTCGACAAGACCGGCACGCTGAGCGAAAACCGGCTGAAGGTCAAGGCGGTGCACCCGCTGACGGGCTACACCCCCAGCGCGGTGCTGGACGCGGCGCTGAGCACCAGCTACGCCAGGCACACCCACCGGGTCGACCACGCCACCGACGACGCGATACACCGGGCCGCCGGCGACGCCGCCCTGCGCGGCGACGGCTCGAAGCCGCAGCGGCTGACCCGCGACGCGTTCCTGCCGTTCCAGTCCGGCCGCCCGTTCGCGGCCGCGCTCGTCGGCACCCGGCTGACCATCAAGGGCTCACCGGAGGTGCTCGCGTCGGCGTTGCTGCACGACGACCACCCCCTGACGCAACGGGTCGACGAGATGGCGGCCAACGGATTCCGGGTGCTGGCGGTGGCCGAGCGCGAACTCAGCCCGGAAGAAGCGGCGGCCGCCGCCAAGGATCCCGACCAATTGGAGGCGCTGTGCGCCGGCGGGCTCACCCCGATCGGCCTGCTCGGGCTGGCCGACACCCCGCGGGCCGCGGCCCCCGCGTTGCTGAAGGAGCTCGGCGAGCGTGGCATCGGTGTCCGGCTGATCACCGGTGATCACCCGGCGACCGCGGCGGTGATCGCCCAGGAGATGGGGCTCGACGTCACGCCCGACCAGGTGATGACCGGGAGCGACTGGGAGGCGCTGTCCGCCGACGGGCGGGCCGCCGCGGCCGCGTCGCGGGTGGTGTTCGCGCGGATGACGCCGGAGCACAAGATCGACGTCGTGCAGACCCTCGAGCGGGCCGGGCTGGTGACCGCGATGGTCGGCGACGGCGTCAACGACGCGGCCGCGATCCGGGCGGCCAGCGTGGGCATCGGCGTGGCGGCGCGCGGCAGCGACGCGGCCCGCACCGCGGCCGACGTGGTGCTGCTCGACGAACGGATCGAGGCGCTGCTCGACGCCCTCGACGAGGGCGAACAGCTGTGGCGCCGCGTGCAATCCGCGGTGTCGATGCTGCTGGGCGGCAACCTCGGGGAGGTGTGCTTCGCCCTGATCACCACCATGCTGACCGGACGTTCGGTGCTCAACGCCCGCCAGATGCTGCTGGTCAACATGCTGACCGACGCGCTGCCGGCGGCCGCACTGGCCGTCAGCCCCCAGACCAGCACCGCCGGCGTCGACCGCGACGAGGCGGCGATGTGGCGGGCGATCGGCATCCGCGGCGCCGCCACCACCGTCGGCGCCACGGCGGGCTGGGCGATGGCCAGCGTGACCGGCACGCAGCGCCGCGCCGGGACGGTCGCGCTGGTCGCGTTGGTGGGCGCGCAACTCACCCAGACCCTGGTCGACTCCCGCGCCCCGCTGGTGGTGCTGACGTCGGTCGGCTCGATGGGGGCGCTCGCGGTGGTGATCAGCACCCCCGGGCTCAGCCAGCTGTTCGGCTGCACCCCGCTGGACCCGTTGGCCTGGGGCCAGGGCCTGCTGGCCGCGTCGGCGGCCAGCACCCTGTCCACGGTCGCACCCGGCCTGCTGCTGCGCGCGTCGCAGGGCATGCAGCGGCGCTGGCTCGGCGTCGAGCCGGCGACCGAGTCAGAAAGAGCAGAAAGTCCCGTCCCTTCGGTGCGGCAGACCCTGTCGGGTTCCGACCGCCCCGACGACGATTGA
- a CDS encoding magnesium transporter CorA family protein: protein MQGTPNIQGRVWRHGKPQEDFTFDDVSDYLRESEALVWVDLCAPDHDALCDLAAELGLNTWAVEDAVAAAERVKATAYDTHTFFTVYAVLVAADAGDEPRRMLSMHRISAFVLPRGLITVRLTTDFDMTQVARRWEEIGAQQYGVGALVHGLLDVVVDSHFAAVEALDDCVEDIEDELFDGTPRQAGFQRRTFQMRRDLVALRRVALPMREVVNSIQHHRHEVGTARELDPLYADLYDHVLRVSEWTESLRDMVTTIFETNLSLQDARLNTIMKKLTGWAAIIAVPTAITGFYGQNVPYPGFGHAAGFLASTSLIFVLMVLIYAMFKRRDWL from the coding sequence GTGCAGGGCACACCGAACATCCAGGGCCGCGTCTGGCGCCACGGTAAGCCGCAGGAAGACTTCACGTTCGACGACGTATCGGACTACCTGCGCGAGTCCGAGGCCCTCGTCTGGGTGGATTTGTGCGCCCCCGACCACGACGCGTTGTGCGACCTGGCGGCCGAGCTCGGCCTCAACACGTGGGCGGTCGAAGACGCCGTCGCGGCGGCCGAACGGGTGAAAGCCACCGCGTACGACACGCACACCTTCTTCACCGTCTACGCCGTTCTGGTCGCGGCGGACGCCGGCGACGAGCCGCGACGGATGCTGTCCATGCACCGGATTTCGGCGTTCGTGCTTCCCCGCGGCCTGATCACGGTGCGCCTGACGACGGACTTCGACATGACTCAGGTCGCGCGGCGCTGGGAGGAGATCGGCGCCCAGCAGTACGGTGTGGGCGCCCTGGTGCACGGGTTGCTCGACGTCGTCGTCGACAGTCACTTCGCCGCGGTGGAGGCCCTCGACGACTGCGTCGAGGACATCGAGGACGAGCTGTTCGACGGCACGCCCCGCCAGGCCGGCTTCCAGCGCCGCACCTTCCAGATGAGACGCGACCTGGTGGCGCTGCGGCGGGTGGCGCTGCCCATGCGGGAGGTCGTCAACTCGATCCAGCACCACCGCCACGAGGTCGGCACGGCCCGGGAGCTGGACCCGCTGTATGCCGACCTGTACGACCACGTGCTTCGCGTGTCGGAGTGGACGGAGTCGTTGCGGGACATGGTCACCACCATTTTCGAAACGAACCTGTCGCTGCAGGACGCCCGGCTGAACACCATCATGAAGAAGCTGACGGGATGGGCGGCCATCATCGCGGTCCCCACCGCGATCACGGGCTTCTACGGCCAGAACGTCCCCTACCCGGGCTTCGGCCACGCCGCCGGCTTCCTTGCCAGCACCAGCCTGATATTCGTCCTGATGGTGCTCATCTACGCGATGTTCAAACGACGGGACTGGCTGTGA
- the nei2 gene encoding endonuclease VIII Nei2, translated as MPEGDTVWHTAAVLRARLVGRTLTRCDVRVPRYATVDLTGQAVDEVLSRGKHLFIRVGRASIHSHLKMDGSWRVADRPVRVDHRARIVLEAGAVRAVGVDLGVLEILERDRDGDAVAHLGPDLLGEDWDPGLAAANLAAEPDRALAEALLDQRVLAGIGNVYCNELCFVSGHLPSAPVSAVSDPHRLVSRARDMLWLNRFRWNRCTTGDTRTGRQLWVYGRAGQSCRRCGTPIGYDSAGDRVTYWCPSCQR; from the coding sequence ATGCCCGAAGGAGACACCGTCTGGCACACCGCGGCCGTCCTGCGAGCGCGCCTGGTGGGGCGCACCCTGACGCGCTGCGACGTCCGGGTACCGCGGTACGCCACCGTCGACCTCACCGGGCAGGCGGTCGACGAGGTGCTCAGCCGGGGGAAGCATCTGTTCATCCGGGTCGGCCGGGCGAGCATCCACTCGCACCTGAAGATGGACGGCAGCTGGCGGGTCGCCGACCGGCCGGTGCGGGTCGACCACCGGGCGCGCATCGTCTTGGAAGCCGGCGCCGTCCGCGCCGTCGGCGTGGACCTGGGCGTCCTGGAGATCCTCGAGCGTGACCGCGACGGCGACGCCGTCGCGCATCTGGGGCCGGACCTGTTGGGCGAGGACTGGGACCCGGGGCTCGCCGCCGCCAACCTGGCGGCTGAGCCGGACCGGGCGCTCGCCGAGGCGCTGCTCGACCAGCGGGTGCTTGCCGGCATCGGCAACGTCTACTGCAACGAGCTGTGTTTCGTCAGCGGACACCTGCCCAGCGCGCCGGTGAGCGCGGTCTCCGACCCGCACCGGCTGGTCTCACGTGCCCGAGACATGTTGTGGCTGAACCGGTTCCGTTGGAACCGCTGCACCACCGGCGACACCCGGACCGGGCGGCAGCTGTGGGTCTACGGGCGGGCCGGGCAGAGTTGCCGCCGCTGCGGCACCCCCATCGGGTACGACAGCGCCGGGGACCGGGTGACGTACTGGTGCCCGTCCTGCCAGCGCTGA
- the phoU gene encoding phosphate signaling complex protein PhoU, whose translation MRTAYHHQLAELTGQLGEMCGLANEAMRRATQALLEADLDAAERVIREHDRLVEMRARAEREAFALLALQQPVASELRAIFSAIQIIADIERMGALAVHIAKIARREHPNRMLPDDLRACFADMARVAVVLGESARQALASRDPEQAARLREQDDAMDELYGSLFTALLDDDWRDNIPVAVDAALLGRFYERFADHAVEIGRRIVFVVSGDLPAPDEISTY comes from the coding sequence ATGCGAACCGCTTATCACCACCAGCTGGCCGAGTTGACCGGCCAGCTCGGCGAGATGTGCGGCCTGGCCAACGAAGCCATGCGGCGCGCAACCCAAGCCTTGTTGGAGGCAGACCTCGACGCCGCCGAACGCGTCATCCGGGAGCATGACCGGTTGGTGGAGATGCGGGCGCGAGCGGAGCGAGAAGCGTTCGCCCTGCTGGCGCTGCAACAACCGGTCGCCAGTGAGTTGCGGGCGATCTTCAGCGCCATCCAGATCATCGCCGACATCGAACGCATGGGCGCGTTGGCGGTGCACATCGCCAAGATCGCCCGGCGGGAGCACCCGAACCGGATGTTGCCCGACGACCTCCGCGCGTGTTTCGCCGACATGGCCAGGGTGGCCGTCGTGCTGGGCGAAAGCGCAAGACAGGCGCTGGCTTCCCGCGACCCGGAGCAGGCCGCCCGGCTTCGCGAACAAGACGACGCCATGGACGAGCTGTACGGGAGCTTGTTCACCGCGCTGCTGGATGACGACTGGCGGGACAACATTCCCGTCGCCGTGGACGCGGCGTTGCTCGGTCGCTTCTACGAGCGCTTTGCCGACCATGCCGTGGAAATCGGCCGGCGCATCGTCTTCGTGGTCAGCGGTGATCTCCCCGCGCCGGACGAGATCTCGACCTACTGA
- a CDS encoding DUF732 domain-containing protein, with product MTRTQVRNPSLLVLLLAAGVVPAVGLLGVLAAAPTVHATAADDAFLAALTAKGINYESPETAIRSGHLVCQQLESGEAPQQVANDVMSNSHLDGYHAGYFVGVSIRAYCPKYGTQA from the coding sequence ATGACGAGGACCCAGGTACGCAACCCCAGCCTGCTGGTGTTGCTGTTGGCTGCCGGCGTCGTCCCGGCGGTCGGGCTGCTGGGCGTGCTGGCAGCGGCCCCGACCGTCCACGCCACCGCCGCCGATGACGCATTCCTCGCGGCGCTGACGGCCAAGGGCATCAACTACGAATCGCCCGAAACCGCCATCCGGTCCGGCCACCTGGTGTGCCAGCAACTCGAATCCGGCGAGGCGCCGCAACAGGTCGCAAACGACGTCATGTCCAACAGCCACCTCGACGGCTACCACGCCGGCTACTTCGTCGGCGTGAGCATCCGGGCGTACTGCCCGAAGTACGGCACCCAGGCGTGA
- the mgtA gene encoding magnesium-translocating P-type ATPase: protein MTADLLPDTAAPNTALVAAADVDDVLRRLDSSTAGLSSAEAAARLTRHGPNAVQTHHVNVFAVLGRQLRNAVLILLAGTAVVSYFLGDSMQAVIIFIILAASIGLGFINEYRAERAAADLHASVHHNAVVCRDGKFVSLAVTALVPGDVIRLSLGEAVPADIRLIEVNGLECNESILTGESTGSEKSAQPVPAGTGLADATDLAFMGTIVSAGEGIGVVYATGRDAEFGRIASGLDERQPETSFQVGLRRFSYLLLQVAAALMVIILVSNLLLAKPIIDSVLFSLAIAVGITPQLLPAVVSTGLATGSRQLAKAKVLVKRLVCIEDLGDIDILITDKTGTLTEGRLRLVDSIDPAGAHSDPVRRLGLLASDVDPETAGASANPLDAALWESPDARELAAGAAHRVAMLPFDHERRATSALVDVDGGRLLVVKGAPEQVLAQCRAVPPAAEETLSALFAAGRRVVAVAAKPAPAMTELSRADECELSLAGFLVFADEPKSAARQSLSELADLGIELKIATGDNPRVAEKVCGDLGLASKGTITGAELDGLDDHAFTRIAQNHTIFARISPEQKARLIVALRREGRSVGFLGDGVNDALALHAADVGISVDSATDVAKDAADVVLLEKDLGVLATGVAEGRRIFANTIKYVLMGTSSNFGNMFSAAAASALLPFLPMLPSQILLNNLLYDTSQLAIPTDRVDAAQLQAPSHWDVAFIRRFMLIFGPISSLFDFLTFGLMLGVLHAGAIEFRTGWFVESLATQTLIIFVIRTRMVPFFRSRPSALLAVTSLTVVAVGAGLTISPLARTLGFTPLPWQFFGVLGTFVVCYLVLVELGKLLFYSEPIRLNGQPHRTRGSAYRIRRRAARYHHYAERRMRKRN from the coding sequence GTGACCGCTGACCTGCTACCCGACACCGCGGCCCCGAACACGGCGCTGGTCGCCGCCGCCGACGTCGACGACGTGCTGCGCCGGCTGGACAGCTCGACCGCGGGGTTGTCCAGCGCGGAGGCCGCCGCCCGGCTGACGCGCCACGGACCCAACGCGGTGCAAACCCATCACGTCAATGTCTTTGCGGTGCTGGGCCGTCAACTGCGCAACGCCGTGCTCATCCTGCTGGCCGGCACCGCCGTCGTCTCGTACTTTCTGGGCGACAGCATGCAGGCCGTCATCATCTTCATCATCCTGGCGGCCAGCATCGGCCTGGGCTTCATCAACGAATACCGCGCCGAGCGGGCCGCCGCCGACCTGCACGCCAGCGTGCACCACAACGCCGTGGTCTGCCGCGACGGGAAGTTCGTCTCGCTCGCGGTGACCGCGCTCGTGCCGGGCGACGTGATTCGGCTGTCGCTGGGGGAGGCCGTGCCCGCCGACATCCGGCTGATCGAGGTCAACGGCCTGGAATGCAACGAGAGCATTCTGACCGGGGAATCGACCGGATCGGAGAAATCCGCGCAGCCGGTGCCCGCCGGCACCGGCTTGGCCGACGCCACCGACCTGGCCTTCATGGGCACCATCGTCAGCGCCGGCGAGGGCATCGGGGTGGTGTACGCCACCGGAAGAGACGCCGAATTCGGGCGGATCGCATCGGGTTTGGACGAACGCCAGCCCGAAACCAGCTTCCAGGTGGGACTGCGCCGGTTCTCCTACCTGCTGCTGCAGGTCGCCGCCGCGCTGATGGTGATCATCTTGGTCAGCAACCTGCTGCTGGCCAAACCGATCATCGACTCCGTGCTGTTCTCGCTGGCGATCGCCGTCGGGATCACGCCGCAGCTGCTGCCCGCCGTCGTCAGCACCGGCCTGGCGACCGGATCACGGCAGCTGGCCAAGGCGAAGGTGCTGGTGAAGCGGTTGGTGTGCATCGAGGACCTCGGCGACATCGACATCCTGATCACCGACAAGACCGGAACCCTGACCGAAGGCCGGCTCCGTTTGGTGGACTCCATCGATCCCGCCGGTGCGCACAGCGACCCGGTGCGTCGGCTGGGGCTGCTGGCCTCGGATGTGGACCCGGAAACCGCCGGCGCCAGCGCCAATCCGCTCGACGCCGCACTCTGGGAGTCCCCCGATGCGCGGGAATTGGCGGCCGGTGCCGCGCACCGGGTGGCGATGCTGCCGTTCGACCATGAACGCCGGGCGACGTCGGCCCTGGTCGACGTCGACGGGGGCCGGCTGCTGGTGGTCAAGGGGGCGCCCGAGCAGGTGCTGGCCCAATGCCGAGCGGTACCACCGGCGGCCGAGGAGACCCTGTCGGCGTTGTTCGCCGCCGGGCGCCGGGTGGTGGCAGTGGCCGCCAAACCGGCGCCCGCGATGACGGAGCTCAGCCGGGCGGACGAATGCGAGCTCTCGCTCGCGGGATTCCTGGTGTTCGCCGACGAGCCCAAATCCGCTGCGCGGCAATCGCTCTCGGAGCTGGCCGACCTGGGCATCGAGCTGAAGATCGCCACCGGCGACAACCCGCGGGTTGCCGAAAAGGTCTGCGGCGACCTGGGTTTGGCCTCCAAGGGCACCATCACCGGCGCGGAGCTCGACGGGTTGGACGACCACGCGTTCACCCGCATCGCGCAGAACCACACGATCTTCGCGCGCATTTCCCCCGAGCAGAAGGCGCGGCTGATCGTCGCGCTGCGGCGCGAGGGGCGATCGGTGGGCTTCCTGGGCGACGGCGTCAACGACGCGCTGGCCCTGCATGCCGCCGATGTGGGGATCTCGGTCGACAGCGCCACCGACGTGGCCAAGGACGCGGCCGACGTGGTGCTGCTGGAGAAGGACCTCGGTGTGCTGGCCACCGGCGTGGCCGAGGGCCGGCGCATCTTCGCCAACACCATCAAGTACGTGCTGATGGGCACCTCGAGCAACTTCGGCAACATGTTCAGCGCCGCGGCCGCGTCGGCGCTGTTGCCGTTCCTGCCGATGCTGCCCAGCCAAATCCTGCTCAACAACCTGCTCTACGACACCTCGCAGCTGGCGATCCCGACCGACCGGGTCGACGCGGCGCAGCTGCAGGCGCCGTCGCACTGGGACGTCGCGTTCATCCGCCGGTTCATGCTGATCTTCGGTCCGATCAGTTCGCTGTTCGATTTCCTGACGTTCGGCCTGATGCTGGGGGTGCTGCACGCCGGCGCCATCGAGTTCCGGACCGGCTGGTTCGTGGAATCCCTTGCGACGCAGACGCTGATCATCTTCGTCATCCGCACCCGCATGGTGCCGTTCTTTCGGAGCCGGCCCAGTGCGCTGCTGGCCGTCACCAGTCTGACCGTGGTCGCCGTCGGCGCCGGGCTCACGATTTCACCGCTGGCCCGCACGCTGGGCTTCACGCCGCTGCCGTGGCAGTTCTTCGGCGTGCTGGGCACCTTCGTCGTCTGTTACCTGGTGCTGGTGGAGCTCGGCAAGCTCCTTTTCTACAGCGAGCCGATACGCCTCAACGGGCAACCGCATCGCACCCGCGGAAGCGCGTACCGCATCCGGCGCCGCGCCGCGCGCTACCACCACTACGCCGAGCGACGGATGCGGAAGCGGAACTAG
- a CDS encoding extracellular catalytic domain type 1 short-chain-length polyhydroxyalkanoate depolymerase — protein sequence MPYVRWLALVIVAVCLAGCGVRHVSAASARDASGTFRSGGMDRTYLLHVPPGTPVGLVLSLHGGGGTGNGQRGLTGFDAVADAHNLLVVYPDGYDKSWADGRGASPADRRHVDDVGFLVGLVGKLRDDYGIAPGHVFVTGMSNGAFMSNRLACDHADVFAAVAPVAGTLGEGVACNPSRPVSVWAAHGTADPLVPFHGGVVRGRGGVSHSIAADSMVNKWRSADGCQGDPVVQVLPNVGDGTVVRRFDSTACAASTEVVFYQIDSGGHTWPGGRQYLPKAIIGPTTRALDGSEAIAQFFLAHARD from the coding sequence ATGCCATACGTGCGCTGGTTGGCGCTGGTCATCGTGGCGGTGTGCTTGGCGGGCTGTGGTGTGCGGCATGTGTCGGCGGCCAGCGCTCGGGATGCTTCCGGGACTTTCCGTTCCGGCGGCATGGACCGAACTTACCTGCTGCACGTGCCGCCGGGTACCCCGGTCGGGCTGGTGTTGAGCTTGCACGGCGGCGGCGGCACCGGCAACGGGCAGCGGGGGCTGACCGGTTTCGACGCCGTCGCCGACGCCCACAATCTGCTGGTGGTGTATCCCGACGGGTACGACAAGAGCTGGGCCGACGGGCGGGGGGCCTCGCCGGCGGACCGCCGGCACGTCGACGACGTCGGCTTCCTGGTGGGGCTGGTGGGCAAGCTGAGGGACGACTACGGCATCGCGCCGGGACACGTCTTCGTCACGGGGATGTCCAACGGCGCCTTCATGTCCAACCGGTTGGCGTGTGACCACGCCGACGTGTTCGCCGCCGTCGCGCCCGTGGCCGGCACCCTGGGCGAGGGCGTGGCGTGCAACCCGTCGCGGCCGGTCTCGGTGTGGGCGGCCCATGGCACCGCCGACCCGCTCGTGCCGTTCCACGGCGGTGTCGTGCGCGGTCGCGGCGGGGTGAGCCACTCCATCGCCGCCGACAGCATGGTGAACAAGTGGCGCTCGGCCGATGGTTGCCAAGGCGATCCGGTGGTGCAGGTCCTGCCCAACGTCGGGGACGGCACCGTGGTGCGCCGGTTCGACTCCACGGCGTGCGCGGCGTCCACCGAGGTGGTCTTCTACCAGATCGACAGCGGCGGGCACACCTGGCCGGGCGGCAGGCAGTACCTGCCCAAGGCGATCATCGGGCCCACCACCCGCGCGCTCGACGGGTCGGAAGCGATCGCCCAGTTCTTCCTGGCGCACGCCCGGGACTAG